Proteins found in one Salvelinus alpinus chromosome 11, SLU_Salpinus.1, whole genome shotgun sequence genomic segment:
- the LOC139534378 gene encoding galactose-3-O-sulfotransferase 3-like translates to MSQKKIFLIFVAISTVSLLLHHGGHFSWTMEAFHLGCPSLRTHLSSSLKPKHTNVAFLKTHKTASTTMQNLLFRFAERNNLTVALPVQACGHQFCYPRTFNAHLVHPHTLPPNVVTSHMRFNRAEMQRLMPNDTIYVTILREPGSMFESLFSYYNQYCQSFKRVPNGSLEAFLDEPWRYYRPDEKDSMYARNTLTFDLGGDKDRPAADATAYARAFVAETERVFSLVMIAEYFDESLVLLRHLLSWDLEDVLYVKLNMRMSGSKHSLSPGLPFKIRAWNALDARLYDHFNASLWRQLTALGPACVAREVRLLRRAQERLVRGCFGGRLPQLRSAAQIKNKELRPWQPSAKVDIVGYDLPTNTNATWPGSLAHELCLKLIMPEVQYTRVLLRSQSLRYRRSYPLRSPQPQPQQPVRSVLPRHQQVGIQPIPREALPPGPGPVSSPTATSRPAGTQSRATRVGLKPSGPQRQTP, encoded by the exons ATGTCTCAGAAGAAGATATTTCTGATCTTTGTGGCAATTAGTAccgtcagtctactgctgcaccaTGGGGGCCATTTCAGCTG GACGATGGAAGCCTTTCACCTCGGCTGTCCGTCACTACGCACccacctgtcctcctctctcaagCCCAAACACACCAATGTGGCCTTCCTCAAGACGCACAAGACGGCCAGCACCACCATGCAGAATCTGCTCTTCCGCTTCGCAGAGCGCAACAACCTGACAGTGGCGCTTCCTGTGCAGGCCTGCGGACACCAGTTCTGCTACCCGCGCACCTTCAACGCCCACCTCGTCCACCCGCACACCCTGCCACCCAACGTGGTCACTAGCCACATGCGCTTCAACCGCGCCGAGATGCAGCGCCTCATGCCTAACGATACCATCTACGTGACCATACTTCGAGAACCAGGGTCCATGTTTGAATCGTTGTTCAGTTACTATAACCAGTACTGTCAGAGTTTTAAGAGAGTTCCCAATGGGTCCCTGGAGGCATTTCTGGACGAGCCGTGGCGGTACTACCGTCCGGACGAAAAGGACTCCATGTACGCCCGTAACACGCTGACCTTTGACCTTGGTGGGGACAAGGACCGTCCGGCGGCAGACGCGACAGCATACGCCCGGGCCTTTGTGGccgagacagaacgtgtcttctCCCTGGTGATGATCGCCGAGTACTTTGACGAGTCGCTGGTCCTCCTCCGTCACCTTCTCTCCTGGGATCTGGAAGACGTGCTCTACGTCAAGCTCAACATGCGGATGTCCGGCTCCAAGCACAGCCTCTCGCCAGGCCTCCCCTTCAAGATCCGCGCCTGGAACGCCTTGGACGCACGCCTCTATGATCACTTCAACGCCTCCCTATGGCGCCAGCTGACTGCCCTGGGCCCGGCGTGCGTGGCCAGGGAGGTGCGGTTGCTCCGCAGGGCCCAGGAGAGGCTGGTGAGGGGCTGCTTTGGAGGACGGCTTCCCCAGCTCCGCTCTGCTGCCCAGATCAAGAACAAGGAGCTGCGGCCGTGGCAGCCCAGCGCAAAGGTGGACATCGTGGGCTACGACCTACCGACCAACACCAACGCCACGTGGCCCGGAAGTCTGGCCCACGAGCTATGTCTGAAGCTTATCATGCCAGAGGTCCAGTACACCAGGGTCCTGCTTCGATCGCAGTCGCTACGCTACCGACGCAGCTACCCGCTCCGCTCCCCTCAGCCCCAGCCGCAGCAGCCCGTACGGTCGGTCCTGCCACGCCACCAACAGGTGGGGATACAGCCGATTCCCCGGGAGGCCCTTCCTCCAGGACCTGGTCCCGTCTCTAGCCCCACAGCCACCTCTCGACCTGCAGGGACCCAGAGCAGGGCCACCAGGGTGGGGCTAAAGCCCTCGGGCCCCCAGAGGCAGACGCCATAA